One window from the genome of Cucumis melo cultivar AY chromosome 12, USDA_Cmelo_AY_1.0, whole genome shotgun sequence encodes:
- the LOC103497105 gene encoding uncharacterized protein LOC103497105 isoform X1, whose amino-acid sequence MGFDNECILNIQSLAGEYFCPVCRLLVYPHEALQSQCTHLYCKPCLTYVVSTTRACPYDGYLVTEADSKPLVESNKTLAETIGKIAVHCLYHRSGCTWQGPLSDCVTHCSGCAFGNSPVLCNRCGIQLVHRQVQEHAQTCPGVQQPQAQQADVAQGTTVSGTAAATDQAQSSGMGKSQGQAQSSQSVGVSAPAQDPNQQANATSQGPAVVQAALPTSEQWYQQQQQQYQQYYQQYPGYDSYQQQYQNYYPYQQQAGVPYQHSQPSHALPSQVATQHPSQAYIQPQTQLQPQPQPQPQPQPQTQTQPQPQPQPQPQTQVPVHHQPQPQPQTQTQAQPQSLSQSQPLSQPLGQSQLHMHAQTPAVGQSQNHGQVNPQQQIYHAATLHSQIQQQGHPPAPGQAQSQPHSYPQVQPTSQQAVHMPQYQQSHSQAQIQQQVHPPFHPPHHSVSQPPSQSQATAQHHSQLPNPQINQSLSLTPNAQPQTQNPPTYAATGYPSYPQPQHHQQMQLGVPQNVPSAPQGGAHQQSQPLVQIQSQLPQPPPMRPSQPPLYQNQQQPPILPSSNQVQNVSSAQQLHIHSHAQQPGGPGQAANQRPVMQLVQQSTSQQVVHQHQHFGQQGQFIQHQLHMTPQMRLPGPPNSLSQHNHAYAHLQHNANLPHGMQHNSSQSSEGRPLLPNQGAQSIPYSQSMVGVPVRAIQPGANQPTIKQGPTFGKNSNQVQLPDGFGERKLEKGLDGRESGSSSQKDAKRAANHLDVSSTMGANAGGLKTEKSEADKGRYAIGDKSIHADTSTERTPQNGAMDSNLHVGDSGKTKQVELKIKTEATEGTFDHPSNDKLGEVSIQDQKDLGTEPKKMEDLVIENKGNQEEFNISSQDTELREEQSKRMQNDTSGTPHPPSGTNEGQQGATTTSSLILGSPGMLNQHGYQDKIPPQTGGTQIGAAVTSHPASLVAHTRHQTPPSSYVSSALQQGVAAPSLPGPPPGPYHQAQFSNNPSMQVRPRAPGLVVHPGQPFNPSEPFHPGGIPESGSASSFGRGLGQYGPQQALERSIGSQATYSLSQPSASQGGSKMSLGDPVGAHFRSKLPGAFDSRELLHAPEAQIGVQRPIHPLEAEIFSNQRPRLDSHLPGTREHHPPHLTGIPPNVLPLNGAPGPDSSSKLGLRDERFKLMHEEQLNPFPLDTVRRPINQTDAEDILRQFPRPSHLESELAQRIGNYSLRPFDRGVHGQNFDTGLTIDGAAASRVLPPRHIGGALHPTDAERPIAFYEDPTGPADRARGHSDFPAPGGYGRRFVDGFGPRSPLHEYHGRGFGGRGFTGVEEIDGQDFPRHFGDPLSFRESRFPIFRSHLQRGDFESPGNFRMSEHLRTGDLIGQDRHFGPRSLPGHLRLGELTAFGSHPGHSRIGDLSVLGNFEPFGGGHRPNHPRLGEPGFRSSFSRQGLADDGRFFAVKFHGDVESFDNSRKRKPTSMGWCRICKVDCETVEGLELHSQTREHQKMAMDMVQSIKQNAKKHKVTSNDHSSEDGKSKNVGLESRGKKH is encoded by the exons ATGGGGTTTGACAACGAGTGCATATTGAACATTCAGTCTCTTGCTGGGGAATATTTCTGTCCAGTTTGCCGCTTGCTTGTTTACCCACATGAAGCGTTGCAGTCACAGTGCACTCACTTATATTGCAAGCCTTGTTTAACGTATGTGGTTAGCACCACCAGGGCTTGTCCATATGACGGATACTTGGTTACAGAAGCCGATTCTAAG CCACTGGTTGAATCAAATAAAACTCTTGCTGAGACCATCGGAAAAATAGCCGTTCATTGCCTGTATCATAGGAGTGGATGCACTTGGCAAGGGCCATTGTCTGATTGTGTAACTCATTGTTCTGGATGTGCTTTCGGTAATTCCCCTGTTTTATGCAATCGTTGTGGGATTCAACTTGTACACCGGCAAGTACAGGAGCACGCACAAACTTGTCCA GGTGTGCAGCAGCCTCAAGCACAACAAGCAGACGTTGCTCAAGGTACCACAGTCAGTGGGACGGCAGCTGCTACCGATCAAGCCCAGTCTTCTGGAATGGGAAAGTCTCAAGGTCAAGCCCAATCTTCACAGAGTGTAGGAGTCAGTGCTCCTGCACAGGATCCCAATCAGCAGGCTAACGCCACTTCCCAGGGTCCAGCTGTTGTTCAAGCTGCTTTGCCGACTTCAGAACAGTGGTATCAACAGCAGCAACAACAGTATCAACAGTACTACCAGCAGTATCCTGGATATGATTCTTATCAACAGCAGTACCAGAACTACTATCCTTACCAGCAGCAAGCTGGTGTACCTTATCAGCATTCGCAGCCATCCCATGCTCTTCCTTCACAAGTAGCCACTCAGCATCCATCTCAGGCGTACATTCAACCCCAGACTCAGCTGCAGCCGCAGCCACAGCCACAGCCACAGCCACAGCCACAGACACAGACACAGCCTCAGCCTCAGCCTCAACCCCAACCTCAAACCCAAGTTCCAGTCCATCACCAACCCCAACCCCAACCCCAAACCCAAACCCAGGCCCAACCTCAATCTCTATCACAGTCTCAACCATTATCTCAGCCACTTGGACAGTCTCAATTACATATGCATGCCCAAACACCTGCTGTTGGTCAATCTCAAAACCACGGACAGGTCAACCCTCAACAGCAGATTTATCATGCTGCAACCCTGCATTCTCAAATCCAACAGCAAGGACACCCACCTGCGCCTGGCCAAGCACAATCTCAACCTCACTCATATCCTCAAGTTCAGCCTACTTCGCAGCAAGCCGTACATATGCCCCAGTATCAGCAGTCTCATTCCCAGGCTCAGATTCAGCAACAGGTGCATCCTCCTTTCCATCCGCCTCACCATTCTGTTTCTCAGCCACCATCCCAGTCACAAGCCACCGCTCAACACCATTCTCAGCTTCCTAACCCACAGATCAATCAATCTCTATCCTTGACGCCTAATGCACAACCCCAAACGCAAAATCCACCAACATATGCTGCAACAGGCTATCCTTCTTATCCCCAGCCACAACATCACCAGCAAATGCAGTTGGGAGTTCCTCAGAATGTCCCATCGGCACCGCAAGGTGGGGCCCACCAACAATCCCAACCGCTAGTTCAAATTCAGTCTCAATTGCCCCAACCACCTCCCATGCGCCCATCCCAACCACCTCTGTACCAAAACCAGCAACAACCACCAATATTGCCGTCCTCCAATCAGGTTCAAAATGTTTCCTCTGCTCAACAACTACATATACACTCCCATGCTCAACAACCTGGAGGCCCTGGACAGGCAGCCAACCAGCGTCCTGTCATGCAGCTAGTGCAACAGTCTACATCCCAGCAAGTTGTGCATCAACACCAGCATTTTGGACAGCAAGGGCAGTTTATACAGCATCAACTGCATATGACACCTCAAATGCGTCTACCTGGACCTCCAAATTCTTTGTCTCAACATAATCATGCCTATGCGCACTTGCAGCACAATGCCAATCTACCTCATGGCATGCAACACAATTCTTCTCAAAGTTCCGAAGGAAGGCCTTTATTGCCTAACCAAGGAGCACAATCTATTCCTTATTCACAGTCCATGGTTGGTGTTCCAGTAAGAGCAATACAGCCTGGTGCTAACCAGCCTACTATAAAACAGGGACCCACATTTGGTAAAAATAGTAACCAGGTGCAGTTGCCGGATGGATTTGGTGAACGCAAATTAGAAAAAGGCCTAGATGGGCGAGAGAGTGGATCATCTTCTCAAAAGGATGCCAAAAGAGCTGCAAATCATTTGGATGTGTCATCTACTATGGGGGCAAATGCTGGTGGGTTGAAGACTGAAAAATCCGAAGCTGATAAAGGTAGATATGCTATTGGGGACAAATCTATTCATGCTGATACATCTACTGAACGTACTCCACAAAATGGAGCGATGGACTCTAATTTACATGTAGGTGACAGTGGTAAGACCAAGCAGGTTGAGCTAAAGATAAAGACAGAAGCAACAGAAGGTACTTTTGATCATCCAAGCAATGATAAGTTGGGGGAAGTTAGTATTCAGGACCAGAAAGATCTTGGCACTGAACctaagaaaatggaggatcttGTTATTGAGAATAAAGGAAATCAGGAAGAATTTAATATCTCATCACAAGACACTGAACTACGTGAAGAACAAAGCAAGAGGATGCAGAATGACACTAGTGGAACTCCACACCCTCCCTCTGGTACAAATGAGGGCCAACAAGGTGCCACTACTACATCATCTTTAATACTTGGTAGCCCTGGCATGTTGAATCAACATGGCTATCAAGATAAAATTCCACCTCAAACTGGGGGCACTCAAATTGGCGCAGCAGTGACTTCTCATCCAGCTTCTCTAGTTGCTCACACAAGACATCAGACACCACCCAGTAGTTATGTGTCATCTGCACTTCAACAAGGTGTGGCAGCACCGTCATTACCAGGACCTCCTCCAGGACCTTATCATCAAGCACAATTTTCAAATAATCCGTCCATGCAAGTTAGGCCACGGGCCCCTGGCTTGGTGGTTCATCCTGGACAACCTTTCAATCCATCtgaaccatttcatccgggtgGCATTCCAGAATCTGGTTCTGCCTCATCTTTTGGTAGAGGGCTAGGTCAGTATGGTCCTCAGCAAGCTTTGGAGCGATCCATTGGTTCTCAAGCAACCTATAGTCTAAGCCAACCATCTGCTTCTCAAGGGGGTTCGAAGATGTCTCTAGGTGATCCAGTTGGAGCGCACTTCCGTTCAAAGCTTCCTGGGGCTTTTGATTCAAGGGAACTGTTGCATGCTCCTGAAGCTCAAATTGGTGTTCAGCGCCCCATTCATCCTTTGGAGGCTGagatattttcaaatcaaaGGCCAAGACTTGATTCTCATCTTCCTGGGACCAGGGAACATCATCCACCACATCTCACTGGGATTCCTCCTAATGTGTTGCCTTTGAATGGTGCCCCTGGTCCTGATTCCTCTTCCAAACTTGGCTTGAGGGACGAAAGATTCAAACTGATGCATGAAGAACAGTTGAATCCCTTTCCGCTGGATACAGTTCGTCGTCCTATTAATCAGACAGATGCTGAAGATATTCTCAGGCAATTTCCCCGGCCTTCTCATTTGGAATCTGAACTTGCTCAGAGAATTGGGAATTACTCTTTGAGACCTTTTGACAGGGGTGTGCATGGGCAAAATTTTGATACTGGCTTAACCATTGATGGTGCAGCTGCTTCAAGAGTTTTGCCTCCTCGTCATATAGGTGGTGCATTACATCCTACAGATGCTGAGAGACCAATTGCTTTCTATGAAGATCCTACTGGACCAGCAGATCGAGCTCGTGGCCATTCTGACTTTCCTGCACCAGGAGGTTATGGCAGGCGTTTTGTAGATGGATTTGGTCCAAGAAGTCCTCTGCATGAATATCATGGACGTGGGTTTGGAGGTCGTGGGTTTACGGGTGTTGAGGAAATTGATGGTCAAGACTTCCCTCGTCATTTTGGTGATCCACTTTCATTTCGTGAGTCTAGATTTCCTATTTTTCGAAGCCATCTGCAAAGAGGTGATTTTGAGAGCCCCGGTAATTTTAGGATGAGTGAACATCTGAGAACTGGTGACTTAATTGGACAAGATAGACATTTTGGACCTCGAAGCTTGCCTGGGCATTTACGCTTGGGTGAGCTGACTGCTTTTGGTTCTCATCCTGGTCATTCTCGGATAGGAGATCTATCTGTGCTTGGTAACTTTGAGCCATTTGGTGGAGGGCATAGGCCAAATCATCCTCGGCTTGGTGAACCAGGGTTTAGAAGCAGTTTTTCTCGTCAGGGGCTTGCAGATGATGGGAGATTTTTTGCAGTTAAGTTTCAT gGAGACGTTGAATCTTTTGATAACTCAAGGAAGAGGAAACCAACCAGCATGGGATGGTGTAGGATTTGCAAAGTTGATTGCGAAACAGTTGAAGGCTTGGAACTACATTCACAAACTAGAGAGCACCAGAAGATGGCTATGGATATGGTGCAGAGCATCAAACAAAATGCAAAGAAACATAAAGT AACTTCAAATGATCATTCCTCCGAGGATGGCAAATCAAAGAATGTTGGTCTTGAGAGCCGCGGGAAAAAGCATTAA
- the LOC103497105 gene encoding uncharacterized protein LOC103497105 isoform X2 encodes MGFDNECILNIQSLAGEYFCPVCRLLVYPHEALQSQCTHLYCKPCLTYVVSTTRACPYDGYLVTEADSKPLVESNKTLAETIGKIAVHCLYHRSGCTWQGPLSDCVTHCSGCAFGNSPVLCNRCGIQLVHRQVQEHAQTCPGVQQPQAQQADVAQGTTVSGTAAATDQAQSSGMGKSQGQAQSSQSVGVSAPAQDPNQQANATSQGPAVVQAALPTSEQWYQQQQQQYQQYYQQYPGYDSYQQQYQNYYPYQQQAGVPYQHSQPSHALPSQVATQHPSQAYIQPQTQLQPQPQPQPQPQPQTQTQPQPQPQPQPQTQVPVHHQPQPQPQTQTQAQPQSLSQSQPLSQPLGQSQLHMHAQTPAVGQSQNHGQVNPQQQIYHAATLHSQIQQQGHPPAPGQAQSQPHSYPQVQPTSQQAVHMPQYQQSHSQAQIQQQVHPPFHPPHHSVSQPPSQSQATAQHHSQLPNPQINQSLSLTPNAQPQTQNPPTYAATGYPSYPQPQHHQQMQLGVPQNVPSAPQGGAHQQSQPLVQIQSQLPQPPPMRPSQPPLYQNQQQPPILPSSNQVQNVSSAQQLHIHSHAQQPGGPGQAANQRPVMQLVQQSTSQQVVHQHQHFGQQGQFIQHQLHMTPQMRLPGPPNSLSQHNHAYAHLQHNANLPHGMQHNSSQSSEGRPLLPNQGAQSIPYSQSMVGVPVRAIQPGANQPTIKQGPTFGKNSNQVQLPDGFGERKLEKGLDGRESGSSSQKDAKRAANHLDVSSTMGANAGGLKTEKSEADKGRYAIGDKSIHADTSTERTPQNGAMDSNLHVGDSGKTKQVELKIKTEATEGTFDHPSNDKLGEVSIQDQKDLGTEPKKMEDLVIENKGNQEEFNISSQDTELREEQSKRMQNDTSGTPHPPSGTNEGQQGATTTSSLILGSPGMLNQHGYQDKIPPQTGGTQIGAAVTSHPASLVAHTRHQTPPSSYVSSALQQGVAAPSLPGPPPGPYHQAQFSNNPSMQVRPRAPGLVVHPGQPFNPSEPFHPGGIPESGSASSFGRGLGQYGPQQALERSIGSQATYSLSQPSASQGGSKMSLGDPVGAHFRSKLPGAFDSRELLHAPEAQIGVQRPIHPLEAEIFSNQRPRLDSHLPGTREHHPPHLTGIPPNVLPLNGAPGPDSSSKLGLRDERFKLMHEEQLNPFPLDTVRRPINQTDAEDILRQFPRPSHLESELAQRIGNYSLRPFDRGVHGQNFDTGLTIDGAAASRVLPPRHIGGALHPTDAERPIAFYEDPTGPADRARGHSDFPAPGGYGRRFVDGFGPRSPLHEYHGRGFGGRGFTGVEEIDGQDFPRHFGDPLSFRESRFPIFRSHLQRGDFESPGNFRMSEHLRTGDLIGQDRHFGPRSLPGHLRLGELTAFGSHPGHSRIGDLSVLGNFEPFGGGHRPNHPRLGEPGFRSSFSRQGLADDGRFFAGDVESFDNSRKRKPTSMGWCRICKVDCETVEGLELHSQTREHQKMAMDMVQSIKQNAKKHKVTSNDHSSEDGKSKNVGLESRGKKH; translated from the exons ATGGGGTTTGACAACGAGTGCATATTGAACATTCAGTCTCTTGCTGGGGAATATTTCTGTCCAGTTTGCCGCTTGCTTGTTTACCCACATGAAGCGTTGCAGTCACAGTGCACTCACTTATATTGCAAGCCTTGTTTAACGTATGTGGTTAGCACCACCAGGGCTTGTCCATATGACGGATACTTGGTTACAGAAGCCGATTCTAAG CCACTGGTTGAATCAAATAAAACTCTTGCTGAGACCATCGGAAAAATAGCCGTTCATTGCCTGTATCATAGGAGTGGATGCACTTGGCAAGGGCCATTGTCTGATTGTGTAACTCATTGTTCTGGATGTGCTTTCGGTAATTCCCCTGTTTTATGCAATCGTTGTGGGATTCAACTTGTACACCGGCAAGTACAGGAGCACGCACAAACTTGTCCA GGTGTGCAGCAGCCTCAAGCACAACAAGCAGACGTTGCTCAAGGTACCACAGTCAGTGGGACGGCAGCTGCTACCGATCAAGCCCAGTCTTCTGGAATGGGAAAGTCTCAAGGTCAAGCCCAATCTTCACAGAGTGTAGGAGTCAGTGCTCCTGCACAGGATCCCAATCAGCAGGCTAACGCCACTTCCCAGGGTCCAGCTGTTGTTCAAGCTGCTTTGCCGACTTCAGAACAGTGGTATCAACAGCAGCAACAACAGTATCAACAGTACTACCAGCAGTATCCTGGATATGATTCTTATCAACAGCAGTACCAGAACTACTATCCTTACCAGCAGCAAGCTGGTGTACCTTATCAGCATTCGCAGCCATCCCATGCTCTTCCTTCACAAGTAGCCACTCAGCATCCATCTCAGGCGTACATTCAACCCCAGACTCAGCTGCAGCCGCAGCCACAGCCACAGCCACAGCCACAGCCACAGACACAGACACAGCCTCAGCCTCAGCCTCAACCCCAACCTCAAACCCAAGTTCCAGTCCATCACCAACCCCAACCCCAACCCCAAACCCAAACCCAGGCCCAACCTCAATCTCTATCACAGTCTCAACCATTATCTCAGCCACTTGGACAGTCTCAATTACATATGCATGCCCAAACACCTGCTGTTGGTCAATCTCAAAACCACGGACAGGTCAACCCTCAACAGCAGATTTATCATGCTGCAACCCTGCATTCTCAAATCCAACAGCAAGGACACCCACCTGCGCCTGGCCAAGCACAATCTCAACCTCACTCATATCCTCAAGTTCAGCCTACTTCGCAGCAAGCCGTACATATGCCCCAGTATCAGCAGTCTCATTCCCAGGCTCAGATTCAGCAACAGGTGCATCCTCCTTTCCATCCGCCTCACCATTCTGTTTCTCAGCCACCATCCCAGTCACAAGCCACCGCTCAACACCATTCTCAGCTTCCTAACCCACAGATCAATCAATCTCTATCCTTGACGCCTAATGCACAACCCCAAACGCAAAATCCACCAACATATGCTGCAACAGGCTATCCTTCTTATCCCCAGCCACAACATCACCAGCAAATGCAGTTGGGAGTTCCTCAGAATGTCCCATCGGCACCGCAAGGTGGGGCCCACCAACAATCCCAACCGCTAGTTCAAATTCAGTCTCAATTGCCCCAACCACCTCCCATGCGCCCATCCCAACCACCTCTGTACCAAAACCAGCAACAACCACCAATATTGCCGTCCTCCAATCAGGTTCAAAATGTTTCCTCTGCTCAACAACTACATATACACTCCCATGCTCAACAACCTGGAGGCCCTGGACAGGCAGCCAACCAGCGTCCTGTCATGCAGCTAGTGCAACAGTCTACATCCCAGCAAGTTGTGCATCAACACCAGCATTTTGGACAGCAAGGGCAGTTTATACAGCATCAACTGCATATGACACCTCAAATGCGTCTACCTGGACCTCCAAATTCTTTGTCTCAACATAATCATGCCTATGCGCACTTGCAGCACAATGCCAATCTACCTCATGGCATGCAACACAATTCTTCTCAAAGTTCCGAAGGAAGGCCTTTATTGCCTAACCAAGGAGCACAATCTATTCCTTATTCACAGTCCATGGTTGGTGTTCCAGTAAGAGCAATACAGCCTGGTGCTAACCAGCCTACTATAAAACAGGGACCCACATTTGGTAAAAATAGTAACCAGGTGCAGTTGCCGGATGGATTTGGTGAACGCAAATTAGAAAAAGGCCTAGATGGGCGAGAGAGTGGATCATCTTCTCAAAAGGATGCCAAAAGAGCTGCAAATCATTTGGATGTGTCATCTACTATGGGGGCAAATGCTGGTGGGTTGAAGACTGAAAAATCCGAAGCTGATAAAGGTAGATATGCTATTGGGGACAAATCTATTCATGCTGATACATCTACTGAACGTACTCCACAAAATGGAGCGATGGACTCTAATTTACATGTAGGTGACAGTGGTAAGACCAAGCAGGTTGAGCTAAAGATAAAGACAGAAGCAACAGAAGGTACTTTTGATCATCCAAGCAATGATAAGTTGGGGGAAGTTAGTATTCAGGACCAGAAAGATCTTGGCACTGAACctaagaaaatggaggatcttGTTATTGAGAATAAAGGAAATCAGGAAGAATTTAATATCTCATCACAAGACACTGAACTACGTGAAGAACAAAGCAAGAGGATGCAGAATGACACTAGTGGAACTCCACACCCTCCCTCTGGTACAAATGAGGGCCAACAAGGTGCCACTACTACATCATCTTTAATACTTGGTAGCCCTGGCATGTTGAATCAACATGGCTATCAAGATAAAATTCCACCTCAAACTGGGGGCACTCAAATTGGCGCAGCAGTGACTTCTCATCCAGCTTCTCTAGTTGCTCACACAAGACATCAGACACCACCCAGTAGTTATGTGTCATCTGCACTTCAACAAGGTGTGGCAGCACCGTCATTACCAGGACCTCCTCCAGGACCTTATCATCAAGCACAATTTTCAAATAATCCGTCCATGCAAGTTAGGCCACGGGCCCCTGGCTTGGTGGTTCATCCTGGACAACCTTTCAATCCATCtgaaccatttcatccgggtgGCATTCCAGAATCTGGTTCTGCCTCATCTTTTGGTAGAGGGCTAGGTCAGTATGGTCCTCAGCAAGCTTTGGAGCGATCCATTGGTTCTCAAGCAACCTATAGTCTAAGCCAACCATCTGCTTCTCAAGGGGGTTCGAAGATGTCTCTAGGTGATCCAGTTGGAGCGCACTTCCGTTCAAAGCTTCCTGGGGCTTTTGATTCAAGGGAACTGTTGCATGCTCCTGAAGCTCAAATTGGTGTTCAGCGCCCCATTCATCCTTTGGAGGCTGagatattttcaaatcaaaGGCCAAGACTTGATTCTCATCTTCCTGGGACCAGGGAACATCATCCACCACATCTCACTGGGATTCCTCCTAATGTGTTGCCTTTGAATGGTGCCCCTGGTCCTGATTCCTCTTCCAAACTTGGCTTGAGGGACGAAAGATTCAAACTGATGCATGAAGAACAGTTGAATCCCTTTCCGCTGGATACAGTTCGTCGTCCTATTAATCAGACAGATGCTGAAGATATTCTCAGGCAATTTCCCCGGCCTTCTCATTTGGAATCTGAACTTGCTCAGAGAATTGGGAATTACTCTTTGAGACCTTTTGACAGGGGTGTGCATGGGCAAAATTTTGATACTGGCTTAACCATTGATGGTGCAGCTGCTTCAAGAGTTTTGCCTCCTCGTCATATAGGTGGTGCATTACATCCTACAGATGCTGAGAGACCAATTGCTTTCTATGAAGATCCTACTGGACCAGCAGATCGAGCTCGTGGCCATTCTGACTTTCCTGCACCAGGAGGTTATGGCAGGCGTTTTGTAGATGGATTTGGTCCAAGAAGTCCTCTGCATGAATATCATGGACGTGGGTTTGGAGGTCGTGGGTTTACGGGTGTTGAGGAAATTGATGGTCAAGACTTCCCTCGTCATTTTGGTGATCCACTTTCATTTCGTGAGTCTAGATTTCCTATTTTTCGAAGCCATCTGCAAAGAGGTGATTTTGAGAGCCCCGGTAATTTTAGGATGAGTGAACATCTGAGAACTGGTGACTTAATTGGACAAGATAGACATTTTGGACCTCGAAGCTTGCCTGGGCATTTACGCTTGGGTGAGCTGACTGCTTTTGGTTCTCATCCTGGTCATTCTCGGATAGGAGATCTATCTGTGCTTGGTAACTTTGAGCCATTTGGTGGAGGGCATAGGCCAAATCATCCTCGGCTTGGTGAACCAGGGTTTAGAAGCAGTTTTTCTCGTCAGGGGCTTGCAGATGATGGGAGATTTTTTGCA gGAGACGTTGAATCTTTTGATAACTCAAGGAAGAGGAAACCAACCAGCATGGGATGGTGTAGGATTTGCAAAGTTGATTGCGAAACAGTTGAAGGCTTGGAACTACATTCACAAACTAGAGAGCACCAGAAGATGGCTATGGATATGGTGCAGAGCATCAAACAAAATGCAAAGAAACATAAAGT AACTTCAAATGATCATTCCTCCGAGGATGGCAAATCAAAGAATGTTGGTCTTGAGAGCCGCGGGAAAAAGCATTAA